In Mycteria americana isolate JAX WOST 10 ecotype Jacksonville Zoo and Gardens chromosome 3, USCA_MyAme_1.0, whole genome shotgun sequence, a single genomic region encodes these proteins:
- the ZBTB2 gene encoding zinc finger and BTB domain-containing protein 2, translated as MDLANHGLILLQQLNAQREFGFLCDCTVAIGDVYFKAHKSVLASFSNYFKMLFVHQTSECVRLKATDIQPDIFSYLLHLMYTGKMAPQLIDPVRLEQGIKFLHAYPLIQEASLASQGTFSHPDQVFPLASSLYGIQIADHQIRHPTKVTSATDKLGREPRPQTSRMNQEQVSEGSQLSQLATTLPQVTRTNMSTSDPLPSSLSPELVSAAGNNSPAGEEANMEASSSDEQPASLTIAHVKPSIMKRNGSFPKYYACHLCGRRFNLRSSLREHLQIHTGVPFTSSQQGESNISLSLCNNTADKDAVEVPEAGMISDSELQQISDSPIIDGQQQSETPPPSDIADIDNLEQADQEREVKRRKYECSICGRKFIQKSHWREHMYIHTGKPFKCSTCDKSFCRANQAARHVCLNQSMDTYTMVDKQTLELCTFEEGSQMDNMLVQTNKPYKCNLCDKTFSTPNEVVKHSCQNQNSVFTLEEDRSILLGGGDTEATETDNAVLASIKKEQEAVLLD; from the exons ATGGATTTGGCCAACCATGGACTTATTCTGCTGCAGCAACTAAATGCTCAGAGGGAGTTCGGTTTCCTGTGTGACTGCACAGTTGCCATTGGTGATGTCTACTTCAAGGCACACAAATCAGTCCTTGCTTCTTTCTCCAACTACTTCAAGATGTTGTTTGTTCATCAAACCAG TGAATGTGTCCGTTTGAAAGCGACTGACATACAGCCAGATATCTTCAGTTATCTCTTACATTTGATGTACACTGGGAAGATGGCACCGCAACTCATTGACCCAGTTCGACTAGAACAGGGAATAAAGTTTCTGCATGCGTATCCACTAATTCAAGAGGCCAGCCTTGCAAGTCAGGGAACTTTTTCTCACCCGGATCAAGTTTTTCCATTAGCATCTTCATTGTATGGCATTCAGATTGCAGATCACCAGATAAGACATCCCACTAAGGTTACATCAGCAACTGACAAACTCGGGCGAGAACCAAGGCCACAGACATCACGGATGAACCAAGAGCAGGTTTCTGAAGGCTCACAGCTCTCGCAGTTAGCTACAACTCTGCCACAAGTGACCCGGACAAATATGTCCACTTCTGACCCATTGCCATCTTCTTTATCTCCAGAATTGGTATCTGCTGCTGGTAATAATTCACCTGCAGGAGAAGAGGCCAACATGGAAGCATCTTCTTCAGATGAACAGCCTGCCTCACTCACAATAGCACATGTCAAGCCAAGCATTATGAAAAGGAATGGAAGCTTCCCAAAATACTACGCCTGCCATCTCTGCGGTCGCCGGTTCAATTTGCGAAGTAGTTTGCGTGAGCACCTGCAGATCCACACAGGAGTTCCTTTCACATCTAGCCAGCAGGGAGAAAGTAAtatttctttgtctctctgtAACAACACAGCGGATAAAGATGCCGTGGAAGTGCCTGAAGCAGGGATGATTAGTGACAGTGAGCTGCAGCAGATCTCAGACTCCCCAATAATTGATGGGCAGCAGCAGTCAGAGACACCGCCCCCCTCCGACATTGCAGACATAGACAACTTGGAGCAGGCAGATCAAGAGAGGGAAGTAAAAAGACGGAAATACGAATGTTCCATCTGTGGTCGCAAATTTATTCAGAAAAGCCACTGGAGGGagcacatgtacatacacactGGCAAGCCCTTTAAGTGCAGCACTTGtgacaaaagcttttgcagggcgaaCCAGGCTGCCAGACACGTGTGCCTAAACCAGAGCATGGACACGTACACGATGGTGGACAAACAGACTCTGGAACTCTGTACTTTTGAGGAAGGCAGTCAAATGGACAACATGCTAGTACAGACCAACAAGCCCTACAAATGTAACTTGTGTGACAAAACGTTTTCAACTCCCAATGAAGTAGTCAAACATTCGTGCCAAAATCAAAACTCTGTCTTTACACTAGAAGAAGATCGCTCCATTCTGCTAGGTGGTGGGGACACAGAAGCCACAGAGACTGATAATGCAGTGTTAGCCTCCATCAAAAAGGAGCAGGAAGCAGTGTTGTTAGACTGA